From one Leptodactylus fuscus isolate aLepFus1 unplaced genomic scaffold, aLepFus1.hap2 HAP2_SCAFFOLD_208, whole genome shotgun sequence genomic stretch:
- the LOC142187368 gene encoding uncharacterized protein LOC142187368, with the protein MMVTNVTRMEVRSEVTEVLLNITLEIIHLLTGEDYTVVKKTSDKYVTPSSRPHVSGGWSRSRSPIMEPSPHSLIPESNNEQKILELTKKMMCLLSGEVPIRCQDVTVYFSMEEWEYLEGHKDLYKEVMMDDPQTPTSPGRLPDPKKTSKNVTQVSCDGGKLKNIPDYGLPNVAQSSLTQVMGEPAFCNEGNLLDPELQTLPDHGQPHKPPQAKEEPISCQRRTLIDSNIYTPSEGNTQYPSTNRVETPISCDEETLPDPDIYTPSHLTHPDPSSYVEEEQVSCDEDLTKPNRYSPSDHLLHPLPNVKEESISCDEETLPDPDIYTPLDLVHGPSSPYIKEEPVSGDEDLTEPRRYAPSDLLHCPSANIKEEPISWDEETLQDPDLYIPSDPIPHGPSSPYIKEEPVSYDEDLTEPRRNTPSDHLQYLLPYVKEEPVSYDDDEDIPKPKRAAPCDGPTGSTSSTHTLEHQYACMKKEPDSDNEGNIACPGPYTSKDYPQHPSAQVKEEPTWYDGGSLTCPSSYIPIHHTQQFQTSHIKEELEPCEVRNFPDAKSSHRKYQFTHIKGDASSFQCNTKSPFSQTHQDPTTSQAGYVKKETDPSGTADHTKNFPPKGESSLQHPSKESSSSPMKVIVLAHLVDVDGAKSVNATTKLQSHLKDPRLFRSRPSSQKMHETGATFGDISNLTKYLRTHSKKKTPQCPECGQYFLRKVHLEAHLSLHAKQRTLQCSDCNKYFSDNVLLLDRKKPPGETKDQCPDCRNHKEENPPSHEKNHKVEKPFQCPECGKCFEVYNELFVHKKTHMEDSEF; encoded by the exons gactacacagtagtgaagaagacatctgataagtatgtgacccccagCAGCCGCCCCCAtgtgtcaggaggatggagcaggagccGGAGCCCCATCATGGAGCCTTCACCTCACTCACTGATACCTGAGAGCAACAACGAGCAGAAGATCCTGGAGCTGACCAAGAAGATGATgtgtctgctgagcggagag gttcctataaggtgtcaggatgtcaccgtctatttctccatggaggagtgggagtatttagaaggacacaaggatctgtacaaggaggtgatgatggacgacccccagacccccacatcaccag GACGACTTCCTGACCCGAAGAAAACCTCAAAAAATGTCACCCAAGTTTCATGTGATGGTGGAAAGTTAAAGAACATCCCTGATTATGGGCTCCCCAACGTAGCACAATCCTCATTGACTCAGGTTATGGGGGAACCAGCCTTTTGTAATGAAGGAAACCTCCTAGACCCAGAGCTCCAGACACTCCCAGATCATGGACAACCACACAAACCTCCCCAGGCTAAGGAGGAACCAATCTCATGTCAAAGGCGAACCCTCATAGACTCCAATATTTATACACCCTCTGAGGGGAACACACAGTATCCGTCTACAAACAGGGTGGAGACACCAATCTCATGTGATGAAGAAACCCTTCCAGACCCTGATATTTATACACCCTCTCATCTTACACATCCTGATCCATCTTCTTATGTCGAGGAGGAACAAGTCTCATGTGATGAAGATCTGACAAAACCCAATCGATATTCTCCCTCAGACCACTTACTGCATCCACTGCCTAATGTTAAGGAGGAATCCATCTCATGTGATGAAGAAACCCTTCCAGACCCTGATATTTACACCCCCTTAGATCTTGTGCATGGTCCATCATCGCCTTATATTAAGGAGGAACCAGTCTCAGGTGATGAAGATCTCACAGAACCCCGGAGATATGCACCCTCAGATCTTTTGCATTGCCCATCAGCTAATATCAAGGAGGAACCAATCTCGTGGGATGAAGAAACCCTTCAAGACCCTGATCTTTATATACCCTCAGATCCTATACCACATGGTCCATCATCTCCTTATATTAAGGAGGAACCAGTCTCATATGATGAAGATCTTACAGAACCCCGGAGAAATACACCCTCAGACCATTTACAGTATCTGTTGCCTTATGTTAAGGAGGAACCAGTCTcatatgatgatgatgaagatatcCCAAAACCCAAGAGAGCTGCACCTTGTGATGGCCCCACCGGGTCTACGTCCTCCACTCACACACTGGAACATCAATATGCTTGTATGAAGAAGGAGCCTGACTCCGATAATGAAGGAAACATTGCCTGTCCTGGTCCTTATACATCCAAAGATTACCCACAACATCCATCTGCTCAAGTTAAAGAGGAACCAACCTGGTATGATGGTGGAAGCCTCACATGTCCCAGCAGTTATATTCCCATACATCACACGCAACAATTTCAAACGTCACATATTAAGGAGGAGTTGGAACCATGTGAAGTAAGAAACTTCCCAGATGCCAAAAGTTCTCATAGAAAATATCAATTCacacatattaaaggggatgcGTCTTCGTTTCAGTGCAACACCAAATCTCCTTTCTCCCAGACACATCAGGACCCAACCACTAGTCAGGCGGGATACGTTAAAAAAGAGACTGATCCATCTGGCACTGCCGACCATACAAAGAACTTTCCACCTAAGGGGGAATCCTCCCTACAACATCCATCCAAAGAGAGTTCCTCCTCGCCCATGAAGGTCATCGTCCTGGCTCACTTAGTTGACGTAGATGGCGCTAAATCAGTTAACGCAACCACCAAACTGCAGAGCCATCTTAAGGATCCACGGTTGTTCAGAAGTCGCCCTAGTTCTCAGAAGATGCACGAAACTGGGGCGACCTTTGGTGACATTTCTAATCTTACAAAATACTTAAGGACTCACTCAAAAAAGAAAACGCCCCAATGTCCAGAATGTGGACAGTATTTTCTGAGGAAGGTTCATCTCGAAGCGCACCTAAGTTTGCATGCGAAACAGAGGACACTTCAATGTTCGGACTGCAACAAATATTTTTCGGACAATGTCCTGCTATTGGATCGTAAGAAACCCCCCGGAGAAACCAAAGACCAGTGTCCTGACTGTCGGAACCATAAAGAGGAGAATCCCCCGAGCCATGAAAAAAATCACAAAGTAGAAAAACCATTCCAGTGCCCCGAATGCGGCAAATGCTTCGAGGTCTACAATGAACTCTTCGTCCATAAAAAGACCCACATGGAAGACTCTGAGTTCTGA